The genomic stretch aatataatatctctGCTACTTCATCCGAAAAAAGGTGTTTAATGTGTACATTTCGTAACCAAGAATTCCAATTACAGCACCAAAAAGTGTAGTAACTTCATAAGGGTATGTAGTATCAGTACCTGGAGTCCATCCTTTTGTTATCCCATAAACATGAATTTGAAAAGATTCCTCCTCAGCCAATCGATTCTGAAATATATCTCTTTTTAAATGCGTCAACTTCTTCCAACTGTGTCAGCATTTGCTTGCCAGGGTACATATTATCCGACCTCATCCTCTCTCTAAATCCATATGCCGGTTTCTCGGCTTTTTTATAAGCCTCAAGCAACAACTTGTACTGTGCCATCCCTCCTAAATAGTCCATCATCTTCATACATCGAAATATCTTTTCCGAGTTATGAATATCCCCCCTCTTAGCGTACTCTTCCAAAATAGTTACATACGAGCCATAAAGCGGTCTCCCCTTCTTACCCTGCACAACCTTCTGCAGTATTGATTCTGCTTTTTCTACTTCCCCGGCTTTTACATAGAGCTTCACAAGTGCGTCCCACGTCAATGGGCCAATTCTGCACCCATTCTCCCCCATCCTTTTTGCCAATTCCTTACCCTTAGTGAGAAGCTTATGATTTGCATATACATTTAACAANagaaataaatttagctggaaatataaatcaactaggattcgaaaccaagccctttgccacttgctctagggacggttggtcaatttttttcttattaaaaaatatttttgatattattaattacaaaatatttgaagcttaactgataattttttaattaattttttatgcatatatttttttaaaaaatataatagattacatttattaaaataaaactttaatctAATAAGAATTAAATATACTGTGCCCTCAACTATAAGTCATTTTGAAATAACTCCTCAGCATTACCTTTTTTTATTagtaaagttaaattattttaataactctatttcaaaattcaagCAACTCTAATAATTTtggtaataatttatttttgcacAGGGAGAAGCAATAAAAGGGTTTTTGGACTTACGCTCCGCGCAATGGGGAATTTTGTCACCTCTCGTCGATGCTCAATGTTCTCTAATAAGACAAATTCCACCCTTATTCTTCAAATGCAAACAAAAAAAGGTGGTGGAATACTAATTCTCTTTTTAATGGGCTATTTTAGAATAGTCCATTCAGGTCGGTGGGAACTAGTGTTCCCACCTCAAGATGGAATAAGCTGGGATAACCCAGCTTGTTCCAcccgtgaagagagagagagtgagtgagagaatttttaatttattataaaatttaaattttataagtttaaaaattaaaatttatattttttaaaatttaaaatttaaaatttaaaatttgaaatgtttaattttaaattttaaattttgatattttaaattttttatttagaatttgatattttgtatttttaaattaaaatttcatcttaagtttaaagtttaaaatataaaatttaaattttttaaaattataaatttgagattttaaaattttaaattttaattttgaattttaaaaatttaaaagtttatattttaaattttaaaatataaatataaaaattcaaattctaatataaagaaaagaataatattattattttttatttataactatccactttaattcttattccatcttatctaatcaaa from Ananas comosus cultivar F153 unplaced genomic scaffold, ASM154086v1, whole genome shotgun sequence encodes the following:
- the LOC109705291 gene encoding pentatricopeptide repeat-containing protein At1g15480, mitochondrial-like — encoded protein: MGENGCRIGPLTWDALVKLYVKAGEVEKAESILQKVVQGKKGRPLYGSYVTILEEYAKRGDIHNSEKIFRCMKMMDYLGGMAQYKLLLEAYKKAEKPAYGFRERMRSDNMYPGKQMLTQLEEVDAFKKRYISESIG